The genome window TCGCCACCATCGACGGCGTACCAATGCGTGCCCGGTTCGACATCTACGACGGGATCAACGGCGGCGACCTGAAAACAGCCCGAGATGCGTCCCCGAGGGGGTTCAACGCTGCGGTCGGACGGCTCGGCTACCACATCCAGGACCGCTGGTATGCGGAGGCGCACACGGCGATCACTGGCACCGAGCTTGAGTCGTTCAAGTTCATCGTCGTGGAAACGGCGGCCCCTCACCTGGTGGGTGTGTATGACCTCGACTTCATGTGGGAAGACCTCGCCAAAGAACGAACCAAGCGAGCGCGCGAACTGTACGCGCGCTGCACCGAAACGAACACATGGCCCGGCTATCAGAGCGCAACGCTGACACCGCCGACCTGGGCCCTGTACGAGAACGAGGAAGAGGAGATCCAGGTCTGATGAATATCGCATCGACAACAGAACCAAAATCGGACCAGCAGAACTACGACGACTACATCGACGGCCCCAAAACAGTCACCGTCAGCCAGGTCAAGGCCGGGTCTGCTGAGCAGCCTGTGGAGGTTCACCTGGTCGAGTTCCCCGGGCGGCCCTTCAAGCCCTCCAAGTCCATGAGACGCGTCCTCGTCACCTGCTGGGGCAGCGACTCGTCCGCCTACGCCGGCCGCAAGTTGACCCTATTCGGCGACCCGGGTGTGACGTTCGGCGGGCAGGCTGTCGGTGGCATCAGGATCAGCGCCCTGTCGCACCTCGAAAACCCGGTCACAGTGTCTCTCACCGTCACCCGGGGGAAACGGGCACCGTTCGTCGTGCAGCCCATCGAAACACCCAGACCGAAGGACACGTCCGGGCGGGACTGGTTGACCGAGCTCGCAGACACCAACGGCGACCGCGGCCTGATCGAAGCGCTTGGACATGCAGCCAGCGAAGCCAACGCGCTACCCACCGTCCTCACGATCATCCGTCAGGCATACCAGGACGCGAAGGCCGGGGCTGTCACGGTCACACAGACAGACGGTGACGACGCATGAGCGCGTCATCGTACACCGAGTTCCTTGCGCGCAAGGCTCAGTTGGTGAACGCCGGTGGGTTCGAGCCCGTGGTGATGCCCGACCATCTGTTCGACTATCAGCGGTCCCTGGTCGAGTGGGCGGTGCGCATCGGGCGCGGAGGCATCTTCGCTGACTGCGGCCTCGGGAAGACACCCATGGAGCTCGCCTGGGCGCAGAACGTATTCGAGCACACCGGTAAGCCTGTGCTGCTGGTGACACCTCTGGCAGTGGGATTCCAAATCGTTACCGAAGCGGAGAAGTTCGGCCACGACGCCGCCCTGTCCCGTGAAGGCAAGGTGACGGCGCCGATCACCGTGACGAACTACGAGCAGCTGAACAAGTTCGACTGGTCCCGGTTCGGTGGCGTCGTCTGCGACGAGTCCTCAGCGATCAAGTCATTCGACGGCGCACGCCGAGCAGAGGTCACGGAGTTCATGCGGCGGGTGCAATACCGGCTTCTCGGCACGGCGACAGCGGCGCCGAATGACTACATCGAGCTGGGCACCTCCTCGGAAGCGCTCGGTGATCTCGGGTACATGGACATGTTGACCCGGTTCTTTGTGAACGACAACCGCACTAGTACGAGCCGTGCCAAATTCGCGGCCGCGAGCCGTGAGGTGGGGTGGCGGCTGAAGGGGCATGCCTCGGGACCGTTCTGGCAGTGGGTCGCG of Leifsonia poae contains these proteins:
- a CDS encoding DEAD/DEAH box helicase, encoding MSASSYTEFLARKAQLVNAGGFEPVVMPDHLFDYQRSLVEWAVRIGRGGIFADCGLGKTPMELAWAQNVFEHTGKPVLLVTPLAVGFQIVTEAEKFGHDAALSREGKVTAPITVTNYEQLNKFDWSRFGGVVCDESSAIKSFDGARRAEVTEFMRRVQYRLLGTATAAPNDYIELGTSSEALGDLGYMDMLTRFFVNDNRTSTSRAKFAAASREVGWRLKGHASGPFWQWVATWARAIRRPSDFGFSDAGHILPELIERVSVVEAREARPDTLFDMPAVGLQEEREENRRTLVERCEAAASAVADAEHAVSWCHLNDESALLTRLIDGAVEVSGSDSPDAKEEKLAAFTRGEIRVLVTKPSIGAWGLNWQHCNRMTYFPSHSYEQMYQAVRRVWRFGQKLPVTVDLITTEGGLNVLANLQRKAAQADEMFSELVTHMNAARAVDRHVYDKELEVPAWLAS